A region of the Paenibacillus sp. J23TS9 genome:
GTTACCACACGCTAATACAGTACACGGGCATTCTGAATGTGCCGGAGGAAATTTACGAGGCAGCAAGAATCGATGGTGCCGAAGGTTTTACTGCGGACCGATATATCACGTTTCCGAATATCATTCCTATTTTCAAAATATCGATCGTGCTTGCGTTTATCGGATCGCTTCAAGCTTTCGACATGGTTATGGTAATGACAGGCGGAGGTCCGGCACATGCCACGGACGTGATTTCGACGCATATGTACAATATGTCCTTCCTGTCCATGAAATATGGATACGGCAGTTCGATTGCAGCCTTCCTGGTCATACTCTGCCTAGCAGCTACGTTCCTGATCAATCTGATATTTAACAAACTGGAGAAACGATTCTCGTAAAGGAGGAAAATCGCCATGAATACAAGCTCTGTCGTATCACTTAATCAGCAGACGGCAACAACCAGACGCGGACGGTTTTCTATTGCGAAGACAATCGTGATTCTGTTCTTGTCACTGCTCGTCGTGACTCAGGTTTATCCGCTGCTGTGGCTGGTTCTATATTCACTGAAAACCAATGAAGAAATTTTATCAGGCAGCTTTTTTGCTCTGCCGCATTCCTTCCAATGGAGTAATTACAGCGCCGCGCTCGAAGGAAATTACGTTCGGTATCTCTTGAACAGTCTTTTCGTTACTTCAGTGACTATGGCTACGGTTATTTTGCTGAGCTCCCTATGTGCGTTTGCGATCAGCCGCTTCCGCTGGAAGTATGGTCAAGTTGTCATGCTGCTGTTTCTCGTCGGTATGATGATTCCAATGCAGGCCACGCTGCTGCCGCTGATGATTATTTTTAAGAACATCCATGTGTTGAACACGCATTTGTCGCTGATCTTGCCTTATGTCGCGTTTGCGATGCCGATCGCAGTATTTATCTTAAGCGGGTTTATGAAATCCATTCCGCATGAGATTGAAGAGTCGGCAGTCATCGACGGCGCGAACGTCGGACGGATTTTCTGGAGCATTATCCTGCCTGTGTCCGTTCCACCGGTGATGACGGTATGCATTCTGACTTTCATTAACATTTGGAATGAATACATTCTGGCAGCAACGTTTATCTCTTCAGAAAAGCTCAAGACCCTGCCTTTCGGAGTGAACAGTTTTGTCAGCCAGTACTCCGTTAATTACGGTGCGATTGGTGCTTATCTTGTACTCGGTGCACTCCCGGTCATCATTATTTACTTCCTGCTCGCGGACAAGATTACGCAGGGCATGGTAGCTGGTGCAGTAAAAGGCTAGGCTTTTAAAAAAAAGATAGTACGAGACAAGCGGAGAGTATGCTAAAATTGACACGAAATGTCGATTTGCCGAAAGGAGAACGTATCGTTTGTGAGACGCTTCCGATCCATACACAACCGCTTGTTCCTGCTATTTTTGGGATGCATGACCGGTATTTTGATCCTCATGAGTGTTTTGTACTATAATCGAACACTCGCCATCATCCATTCCAAAGTCAGTGATATAGCCGAGAAAAATATTTCTCAAACCGCGGGACTGTTCAACCTGATGCTTCAGGGTTACAACAGCCTATCGAAGTCACTCAACAGTAATTATGAACTGACACGTTTGCTGCAGGAAACGGCCTCTAATCCTGCGGTTGGGGTCATAAATGAACGAACCATTACCAATATTATTGGAGCAGCCTACTATTCGCGGAGCGAAGTGGTAGGCATTCATATTTTATCGAAGGATGGCAAGGTGTACAGCTATGAAAGGCAGTTTGCAGGTGTTATTGACAATAACTATGCCCAGACCGACTGGTATAAAAAGCTGGGGGAGTCTTCCGGCAACATGGTGTGGCTGGGATTATACCCCGGATCACCCATCAATACGATGCAGCAGCAGGATAAGGTGTTCGTCTTCGGACGGAAACTATATGATTTAACCAACCATAAGGAGATCGGAATACTCGTCATCGAAACCAATCCATCTCCGATCATGGAAGCGCTCTCTAACGTGAGCATCAGTCCGGGCACACGGGTCTACATCCTGGGCGAGGATCAAAAGGTTATTGCATCATCCGGGCAAAAAGGAGCCAAACGACCGCAGCTTGATCAGCTGCCAAAACCTTCGGAGGACGAAAATATTGTCGTCGACAGCACCTCGAATCAATTGATTGTAGCTGCCAACACCTCTTTAGCTGGATGGACCATCTATGGTCTAACGCCTAAAAAAGATATTAGGGCGGAAGTCTATCAGACGACGAAATATCTCATTATCGTGGTGTTGATGCTCATCATATTGTCTACAGTGCTTGCATCCATCGTTTCGCGCAATATTGCTTCACCGCTGAAGCTGCTGATCCGGGAGATGAAGAAGGTAGAGATGGGGAATTTCAGCGGTTCGGTCAACGTGAATTCTTTTGATGAGATTAATAGTCTTGTTTCGTCCTTTAACCGGATGGTGCACCGGATGGATGAACTGATCGAGACGATCAAGATTTCGACGGTCAGTGAAAAGAATGCACAGCTGCAGGCGCTGCAATC
Encoded here:
- a CDS encoding sensor histidine kinase, whose protein sequence is MRRFRSIHNRLFLLFLGCMTGILILMSVLYYNRTLAIIHSKVSDIAEKNISQTAGLFNLMLQGYNSLSKSLNSNYELTRLLQETASNPAVGVINERTITNIIGAAYYSRSEVVGIHILSKDGKVYSYERQFAGVIDNNYAQTDWYKKLGESSGNMVWLGLYPGSPINTMQQQDKVFVFGRKLYDLTNHKEIGILVIETNPSPIMEALSNVSISPGTRVYILGEDQKVIASSGQKGAKRPQLDQLPKPSEDENIVVDSTSNQLIVAANTSLAGWTIYGLTPKKDIRAEVYQTTKYLIIVVLMLIILSTVLASIVSRNIASPLKLLIREMKKVEMGNFSGSVNVNSFDEINSLVSSFNRMVHRMDELIETIKISTVSEKNAQLQALQSQVNPHFLYNTLDMIYWMLDEQENEQLSRVVLSLSQMFRYSSNWEEASRTTLRRELEQIRHYLTIIEMRLGGRLRTEIAADEAWMDVVLPKMTIQPIIENAVKYGLEPQGSLGYLRVTTEAHENKLHIRIEDNGAGMDEQTLERVRETLTHRQTGISNEEKSGPRRGIGLRNVHDRLVMMFGEAYGLQIESTLKQGTMVEITIPIPPKGENEDEHIDRG
- a CDS encoding carbohydrate ABC transporter permease; translation: MNTSSVVSLNQQTATTRRGRFSIAKTIVILFLSLLVVTQVYPLLWLVLYSLKTNEEILSGSFFALPHSFQWSNYSAALEGNYVRYLLNSLFVTSVTMATVILLSSLCAFAISRFRWKYGQVVMLLFLVGMMIPMQATLLPLMIIFKNIHVLNTHLSLILPYVAFAMPIAVFILSGFMKSIPHEIEESAVIDGANVGRIFWSIILPVSVPPVMTVCILTFINIWNEYILAATFISSEKLKTLPFGVNSFVSQYSVNYGAIGAYLVLGALPVIIIYFLLADKITQGMVAGAVKG